The following proteins come from a genomic window of Pristiophorus japonicus isolate sPriJap1 unplaced genomic scaffold, sPriJap1.hap1 HAP1_SCAFFOLD_47, whole genome shotgun sequence:
- the LOC139252459 gene encoding FMRFamide receptor-like has protein sequence MATADLLVLIFDVILHEIKGIYLEHSLLNYTLICTLNICLAFAAIECSVWLNVALTFDRFIIICYQKLRFKYCTSKTAAVIITTVCGLSLLLNIPLYFAVDFGEIIDNIRWFCVVKSASYILPISMAYHWFRIVLTPFAPFVLIALFNALTIRHILQASRGRRGLRGRKKGESHNDPEMENRTKSITLLLAISGSFILLLIVNSLCQICVEITDTQFFRTGYGDHLTIMEHSGYILQGLNSCTNTLIYAVAQTKFRDALKNAIKYPFDQIIKRINSN, from the coding sequence ATGGCAACGGCAGATCTACTGGTCCTGATATTTGACGTGATTCTGCATGAGATTAAAGGGATTTATTTAGAACATTCATTGCTAAACTATACTCTCATCTGCACTCTCAATATCTGCCTGGCATTTGCTGCCATTGAGTGTTCTGTCTGGTTAAACGTCGCCCTCACCTTTGATCGATTCATCATCATTTGTTACCAGAAGCTGAGATTCAAATATTGCACGTCGAAAACTGCGGCTGTGATTATAACAACGGTGTGTGGGTTGAGTCTTTTACTAAATATTCCACTTTACTTTGCAGTCGATTTTGGTGAAATAATTGATAACATACGATGGTTCTGTGTTGTAAAATCTGCCAGCTACATCTTGCCCATTTCAATGGCTTACCACTGGTTTCGCATTGTTTTAACCCCATTCGCTCCTTTTGTGTTGATTGCACTGTTCAATGCTCTGACCATCAGGCACATTCTACAGGCTAGTAGAGGCAGGAGAGGGCTCCGAGGAAGGAAGAAGGGAGAGAGTCataatgatccagagatggagaaccgaacgAAATCCATTACTTTATTGCTTGCAATTTCAGGCAGCTTTATCCTGTTATTAATAGTAAATTCCCTCTGTCAAATATGTGTTGAAATTACAGACACTCAATTTTTCCGAACAGGTTACGGAGATCATTTAACCATCATGGAACACAGTGGATATATACTCCAGGGTTTGAATTCCTGCACCAACACGCTTATTTATGCAGTggcccagactaagttcagagatgCATTAAAGAATGCAATTAAATATCCCTTTGATCAGATAATTAAGCGAATTAATTCAAATTAA